One stretch of Muribaculum intestinale DNA includes these proteins:
- the nth gene encoding endonuclease III: MTTKERYRRVLEIFSHEMPVAETELHYDTPFHLLVAVILSAQCTDKRINIVTPALFEAYPTPADMAAATQEDIYGYIRSVSYPNNKARSLLGAARMLVEEFGGELPSDIDSLMRLPGVGRKTANVMLAVVWNRAAMAVDTHVFRVSERIGLTTGSKTPLATEKALCANIPEEIIPKAHHWLILHGRYVCKARRPDCLNCYLTGVCRYYNRATGNSAPADSNKDIND; this comes from the coding sequence ATGACCACAAAAGAGCGTTACCGCCGCGTACTTGAGATATTCAGCCATGAAATGCCTGTGGCTGAGACCGAGCTCCACTACGACACTCCGTTCCACCTGCTGGTAGCGGTGATTCTGTCGGCACAATGCACCGACAAGCGTATCAACATAGTCACTCCGGCTCTGTTCGAGGCATATCCCACCCCGGCCGACATGGCCGCGGCCACACAGGAAGATATATACGGATACATCCGCTCAGTATCATACCCCAACAACAAGGCACGCTCTCTGCTCGGGGCCGCACGCATGCTCGTGGAGGAATTCGGTGGAGAACTACCATCGGATATCGACTCTCTCATGCGTCTCCCCGGAGTCGGCCGGAAGACTGCCAACGTAATGCTCGCCGTAGTATGGAACCGTGCCGCCATGGCTGTAGACACCCACGTGTTCCGAGTAAGCGAACGCATAGGCCTGACAACCGGCAGCAAGACTCCCCTCGCCACAGAGAAAGCCCTGTGTGCCAACATTCCCGAAGAAATCATACCCAAAGCCCACCACTGGCTTATACTCCACGGGCGCTATGTATGCAAGGCGCGCCGCCCCGACTGTCTCAACTGCTACCTGACAGGTGTATGCCGCTACTACAACCGCGCTACAGGCAACAGCGCACCAGCTGACAGCAACAAGGACATCAACGATTAA
- a CDS encoding GtrA family protein: MKLPISRSALQFIKYACVGVINTLVTFGVIILCKSILGLNPWISNALGYICGIVNSFIWNKRWVFKTSGHYAREAIAFLSGALICYGIQLLAVWLLFNETSLKEWEYSLFSFTLSGYGIATICGNIVYTVAYYIYNKLITFRQ, from the coding sequence ATGAAACTCCCGATAAGCCGGTCAGCGCTGCAATTCATTAAATACGCCTGCGTCGGTGTGATTAACACCCTGGTGACATTCGGCGTAATCATATTATGCAAATCAATCCTCGGTCTTAATCCGTGGATTTCAAACGCACTCGGCTACATATGCGGTATCGTCAATTCATTCATCTGGAACAAGCGATGGGTGTTCAAGACTTCGGGCCACTATGCCCGCGAGGCGATAGCATTCCTTTCGGGAGCACTCATATGCTACGGAATACAACTGCTTGCCGTATGGCTACTCTTCAACGAGACAAGTCTCAAGGAATGGGAATACTCACTGTTCTCATTTACGCTATCAGGCTACGGAATAGCCACGATATGCGGCAACATCGTGTACACGGTGGCCTATTATATTTACAATAAACTCATTACATTCCGGCAGTAG
- a CDS encoding trimeric intracellular cation channel family protein, translating to MDYEQAFLFIIEVIGTVAFAISGIRMAAAKNFDWFGAYTVGLVTAIGGGTLRDILLDIPVFWMQTWWYLAVTAMSLIVVIVFRRILVHTRVLFIFDTIGLALFVVIGIQKTLDTDYPLWVAIIMGIITGAIGGVIRDILINSEPLLFKKDLYATACLAGGLVYGALICCHASVPVQGIACAATVIAMRVLAVQYGWSLPVLGDVYCTDGANQNQSTENKRK from the coding sequence ATGGACTACGAGCAGGCATTCCTATTTATCATAGAAGTAATCGGCACGGTAGCGTTTGCCATATCGGGCATACGCATGGCCGCTGCGAAAAATTTCGACTGGTTCGGAGCCTATACAGTCGGACTTGTCACCGCCATCGGCGGCGGCACCCTGCGCGACATTCTGCTCGACATACCGGTATTCTGGATGCAGACATGGTGGTACCTCGCAGTCACAGCCATGTCGCTGATAGTGGTAATCGTGTTCCGACGCATACTCGTGCATACACGCGTACTATTCATATTCGACACCATCGGGCTGGCCCTGTTTGTAGTGATAGGCATACAGAAGACTCTCGACACCGACTATCCCCTATGGGTAGCCATAATAATGGGCATAATCACAGGAGCCATAGGAGGTGTGATACGCGACATTCTAATTAACAGCGAGCCGCTCCTTTTCAAGAAAGACCTCTATGCCACGGCATGTCTGGCTGGCGGACTCGTATACGGCGCGCTCATCTGCTGCCATGCATCGGTACCCGTGCAAGGCATAGCATGCGCCGCCACAGTCATTGCAATGCGAGTGCTGGCCGTACAATACGGATGGTCGCTCCCGGTGCTGGGCGATGTCTACTGCACCGACGGCGCCAATCAAAACCAGTCAACAGAAAACAAACGTAAATAG